From the Rhodococcus sp. NBC_00297 genome, one window contains:
- a CDS encoding phosphoglycerate kinase: MAVKTLQDLIDEGVDGRGVLVRADFNVPLDDGQITDAGRIEASLPTLKTLLEAGAKLIVTAHLGRPEGKPDAAFSLAPVAAKLGELLGRHVQLAGDVVGQDAEARAEGLTDGDVLLLENIRFDPRETSKDDAERLALAKELATLAGDDAAFVSDGFGVVHRKQASVYDVATLLPHYAGTLVATEVDVLTKLTETPERPYAVVLGGSKVSDKIGVIEALAPKVDTLVIGGGMAFTFLAAQGYSVGTSLLQEDRIETCKDLLERFGDVIHLPTDVVVADSFSADAESKTVKASEIPDGWMGLDVGPDSVDRFEAVLSNAKTIFWNGPAGVFEFEKFSKGTEGIARAIIAATTKGAFSVVGGGDSAAAVRTLGLPDAGFSHISTGGGASLEYLEGKQLPGLSVLEG; encoded by the coding sequence ATGGCCGTCAAGACACTGCAGGATCTCATCGACGAGGGCGTCGACGGACGCGGCGTGCTCGTCCGTGCCGATTTCAACGTTCCGCTCGACGACGGGCAGATCACGGACGCCGGCCGTATCGAGGCGTCGCTCCCGACGCTGAAGACGCTGCTCGAGGCGGGTGCCAAGCTCATCGTGACCGCGCACCTCGGCCGGCCGGAGGGCAAGCCGGACGCCGCGTTCTCGTTGGCTCCGGTCGCGGCGAAGCTCGGCGAACTGCTGGGACGCCACGTCCAGCTCGCCGGTGACGTCGTCGGTCAGGACGCCGAGGCTCGCGCCGAGGGTCTGACCGACGGAGACGTTCTCCTGCTCGAGAACATCCGCTTCGATCCGCGCGAGACCAGCAAGGACGACGCCGAGCGGCTGGCGCTGGCGAAGGAACTGGCCACGCTGGCCGGCGACGACGCCGCGTTCGTGTCCGACGGTTTCGGTGTCGTGCATCGCAAGCAGGCGTCGGTCTACGACGTCGCGACACTGCTCCCGCACTACGCGGGCACGCTGGTCGCGACCGAGGTCGACGTCCTGACGAAGCTGACCGAGACCCCCGAGCGTCCCTACGCCGTGGTGCTCGGCGGCTCCAAGGTGTCCGACAAGATCGGTGTCATCGAGGCGCTGGCGCCGAAGGTCGACACGCTGGTCATCGGCGGCGGCATGGCTTTCACCTTCCTTGCGGCGCAAGGGTATTCCGTGGGCACGTCGCTGCTGCAGGAAGATCGCATCGAGACGTGCAAGGACCTGCTCGAGCGTTTCGGTGACGTCATCCACCTTCCGACGGACGTCGTCGTCGCCGACAGCTTCTCCGCCGACGCGGAGTCGAAGACGGTGAAGGCGTCGGAGATCCCCGACGGCTGGATGGGTCTGGACGTGGGGCCCGACTCGGTGGACCGGTTCGAGGCGGTGCTGAGCAACGCCAAGACCATCTTCTGGAACGGTCCCGCCGGAGTCTTCGAGTTCGAGAAGTTCTCGAAGGGCACCGAAGGTATCGCTCGGGCGATCATCGCGGCGACCACGAAGGGCGCGTTCAGTGTCGTGGGCGGTGGCGACTCCGCCGCGGCCGTGCGCACGCTGGGTCTCCCGGACGCCGGTTTCTCGCACATCTCCACCGGTGGCGGTGCCTCCCTCGAGTACCTCGAGGGCAAGCAGCTCCCCGGCCTGTCGGTACTGGAGGGCTGA
- the gap gene encoding type I glyceraldehyde-3-phosphate dehydrogenase yields MTVRVGVNGFGRIGRNFFRAVDAQKALGTTDIEIVAVNDLTDNATLAHLLKYDSILGRLPHDVSLEGDDTIVVGDRKIKALSLREGPSALPWGDLGVDVVVESTGIFTDASKAQGHIDAGAKKVIISAPAKGEDITIVMGVNDDKYDGSQNIISNASCTTNCLGPIAKVLDDEFGIVKGLMTTIHAYTQDQNLQDGPHSDLRRARAAALNVVPTGTGAAKAIGLVLPQLLGKLDGYALRVPIPTGSVTDLTAQVRKTASVEEINAAMKAAAEGPLKGILKYTDAPIVSSDIVTDPASSIFDSGLTKVIEDQVKIVSWYDNEWGYSNRLVDLIGLVGKSL; encoded by the coding sequence GTGACGGTTCGGGTTGGCGTGAACGGCTTCGGTCGTATCGGACGTAACTTCTTCCGGGCGGTCGATGCGCAGAAGGCGCTCGGCACCACCGACATCGAGATCGTTGCGGTGAACGACCTCACCGACAACGCAACTCTCGCTCACCTGCTCAAGTACGACTCCATCCTCGGCCGCCTCCCGCACGACGTCTCGCTCGAGGGCGACGACACCATCGTCGTCGGCGACCGCAAGATCAAGGCTCTCTCACTGCGCGAGGGTCCCTCCGCCCTGCCGTGGGGAGACCTGGGCGTCGACGTCGTCGTCGAGTCCACCGGCATCTTCACCGACGCGTCGAAGGCTCAGGGCCACATCGACGCCGGTGCCAAGAAGGTCATCATCTCCGCGCCGGCCAAGGGCGAGGACATCACCATCGTCATGGGCGTCAACGACGACAAGTACGACGGCAGCCAGAACATCATTTCGAACGCCTCGTGCACCACCAACTGCCTCGGCCCCATCGCCAAGGTGCTCGACGACGAGTTCGGCATCGTCAAGGGCCTCATGACCACGATCCACGCCTACACGCAGGATCAGAACCTGCAGGACGGTCCGCACTCGGACCTGCGTCGCGCCCGCGCCGCCGCGCTCAACGTCGTGCCCACGGGCACCGGCGCCGCGAAGGCCATCGGCCTGGTGCTCCCGCAGCTGCTCGGCAAGCTCGACGGCTACGCGCTGCGCGTCCCGATCCCCACGGGCTCGGTCACCGACCTCACCGCCCAGGTGCGCAAGACCGCCTCGGTCGAGGAGATCAACGCGGCCATGAAGGCTGCGGCCGAGGGCCCGCTGAAGGGCATCCTGAAGTACACCGACGCACCGATCGTCTCCTCCGACATCGTCACCGACCCGGCGTCGTCGATCTTCGACTCGGGTCTGACCAAGGTCATCGAGGACCAGGTCAAGATTGTCTCCTGGTACGACAACGAGTGGGGCTACTCCAACCGTCTCGTCGACCTCATCGGACTCGTCGGAAAGTCGCTCTGA
- the whiA gene encoding DNA-binding protein WhiA, translated as MTADVKDELSRLTITAVSCRKAEVAALLRFAGGLHIVAGRVVVEAEVDQLSIARRLKREVFDLFGYNADLHSIGAGGLRKSTRYIVRVAKDGEALARQTGLLDMRGRPVRGLPAQVVGGTVADSEAAWRGAFLAHGSLTEPGRSSALEVSCPGPEAALALVGAARRLGVAAKAREVRGADRVVVRDGEAIGVLLTRMGAQDTRLTWEERRMRREVRATANRLANFDDANLRRSARAAVAAAARVERALAILGEDVPDHLAAAGHLRVQHRQASLEELGQLADPPMTKDAVAGRIRRLLSMADRKAKDSGIPDTESAVTADLLDEA; from the coding sequence ATGACAGCCGATGTCAAGGACGAACTGAGCCGCCTCACCATCACGGCGGTCAGCTGCCGCAAGGCGGAGGTCGCCGCGTTGCTGCGCTTCGCCGGGGGGCTGCACATCGTGGCCGGTCGCGTCGTCGTCGAGGCGGAGGTGGACCAGCTGTCCATCGCCCGGCGGCTCAAGCGCGAGGTGTTCGATCTGTTCGGCTACAACGCGGACTTGCACTCCATCGGCGCGGGCGGGCTGCGCAAGTCGACCCGCTACATCGTCCGGGTGGCCAAGGACGGCGAGGCCCTGGCGCGCCAGACCGGGCTCCTCGACATGCGTGGTCGGCCGGTGCGCGGACTTCCCGCCCAGGTGGTGGGCGGCACCGTCGCCGATTCTGAGGCGGCGTGGCGCGGTGCGTTCCTCGCGCACGGCTCGCTCACCGAACCCGGTCGATCGTCGGCGCTCGAGGTCAGCTGCCCCGGACCCGAGGCAGCACTCGCGCTGGTCGGCGCCGCCCGCCGGCTCGGTGTGGCGGCCAAGGCGCGAGAGGTGCGCGGCGCCGATCGCGTGGTCGTACGCGACGGCGAGGCCATCGGTGTCCTCCTCACGAGGATGGGCGCCCAGGACACTCGACTGACGTGGGAGGAGCGCCGGATGCGCCGCGAGGTGCGGGCCACGGCGAATCGTCTCGCGAACTTCGACGACGCCAACCTGCGCCGCTCCGCGCGGGCGGCCGTCGCGGCCGCGGCGCGGGTCGAGAGGGCGCTGGCGATTCTCGGCGAGGACGTCCCGGACCATCTCGCCGCGGCGGGTCACCTGCGCGTGCAGCACCGCCAGGCGTCGCTCGAGGAGCTCGGGCAGCTCGCCGATCCGCCCATGACGAAGGACGCGGTGGCGGGCCGGATCCGCCGACTGCTGTCCATGGCCGACCGCAAGGCGAAGGACTCGGGCATCCCGGACACGGAGTCGGCCGTCACGGCCGACCTGCTCGACGAGGCATGA
- a CDS encoding gluconeogenesis factor YvcK family protein, which yields MSADGGRGDDDAPHIVALGGGHGLYATLSAVRSLSTRVTAVVTVADDGGSSGRLRAELGMIPPGDLRMALAALAAETPQGRLWADILQHRFGGSGALAGHSVGNLLLAGLSEVLGDPVAALDEAARLLGVDGRVLPMSPIALDIEADVSGLESDPRVSRVIRGQVAVATTPGKVRRVRLRPSDPPATEQAVTAVGAADLVVLGPGSWFSSVLPHVLVPELASALRATEARKVLVLNLGPEPGETTGFSAERHLHVLSQHAPGFRVHHVVVDSTSVPPGSERDHLARAAAVFGADVIHADVAGATPHAHDPSKLAAVFAAVLEGADRADLDSSTDSRKGSTSWP from the coding sequence GTGAGCGCGGACGGCGGACGCGGCGACGACGACGCTCCGCACATCGTCGCGCTCGGCGGCGGACACGGCCTCTACGCGACCCTGTCCGCCGTACGGTCGCTCTCGACGCGGGTGACGGCGGTGGTCACCGTGGCCGACGACGGCGGGTCGTCCGGCCGATTACGCGCGGAGCTCGGCATGATCCCGCCCGGCGATCTGCGCATGGCGCTCGCGGCGCTGGCCGCGGAGACGCCGCAGGGCAGACTCTGGGCCGACATCCTGCAGCACCGCTTCGGCGGCAGCGGTGCGCTCGCCGGACACTCCGTGGGCAATCTTCTGCTCGCCGGACTGTCCGAGGTGCTCGGCGACCCGGTCGCCGCACTCGACGAGGCCGCGCGGCTGCTCGGTGTCGACGGGCGGGTGCTGCCGATGTCGCCCATCGCCCTGGACATCGAGGCGGACGTGTCGGGACTCGAGTCCGACCCGCGCGTGAGCCGCGTCATCCGTGGGCAGGTCGCCGTCGCCACCACCCCCGGCAAGGTGCGGCGCGTCCGACTGCGCCCGTCGGATCCGCCGGCCACCGAGCAGGCCGTCACCGCTGTGGGCGCCGCCGATCTGGTCGTCCTCGGACCCGGGTCCTGGTTCTCCAGCGTGTTGCCGCACGTCCTCGTGCCCGAGCTCGCCTCGGCGCTGCGCGCCACCGAGGCCCGCAAGGTGCTGGTGCTCAATCTCGGGCCGGAGCCGGGGGAGACCACGGGATTCTCGGCGGAGCGTCATCTCCACGTACTGTCCCAACACGCGCCGGGTTTTCGTGTGCATCACGTGGTGGTCGACTCGACGTCGGTGCCGCCGGGGTCCGAGCGTGATCACCTCGCGCGGGCCGCCGCGGTGTTCGGCGCCGACGTGATCCACGCCGACGTCGCGGGGGCGACACCACACGCACACGACCCGAGCAAGCTCGCGGCCGTGTTCGCCGCTGTTCTCGAGGGCGCCGACCGGGCCGACCTCGACAGCAGCACCGACAGCAGGAAGGGATCGACGTCGTGGCCATGA
- the rapZ gene encoding RNase adapter RapZ yields MNVQREQVGDPVRPHSDIDVALVTGLSGAGLGTAAKVLEDLGWYVADNMPPELITRMIEIGRTSDPGIERLALVVDVRSRLFNGDVGTLLADLAADGVRPRVLFLDASDDVLIRRFESVRRSHPLQNYGVDGTLTEGISDERARLATVKEAADIVIDTSSLSVHGLRDRVAAAFGDDVVGTVAVTVESFGFKYGVPLDADVLCDMRFLPNPHWIPELRPLTGKDAGVRDYVLGQPDAEEYLELYHRLLTMTLAGYRREGKRYMTVAVGCTGGKHRSVAMTEALAERLRADADTSVRVVHRDLGRE; encoded by the coding sequence GTGAACGTGCAGCGAGAGCAGGTGGGTGACCCCGTTCGACCGCACTCCGACATCGACGTCGCTCTGGTCACAGGGCTGTCCGGTGCCGGGCTCGGCACGGCGGCCAAGGTCCTCGAGGACCTGGGCTGGTACGTCGCCGACAACATGCCGCCCGAGCTGATCACTCGCATGATCGAGATCGGTCGCACCTCGGACCCCGGCATCGAGCGGCTCGCCCTGGTGGTCGACGTGCGCAGCCGATTGTTCAACGGCGACGTCGGCACCCTGCTCGCCGACCTGGCAGCGGACGGGGTGCGCCCGCGCGTGCTGTTCCTGGACGCGTCCGACGACGTGCTGATCCGGCGATTCGAATCGGTGCGCCGCAGCCACCCGCTGCAGAACTACGGTGTGGACGGCACACTCACGGAAGGCATCTCGGACGAGCGGGCCCGGTTGGCCACCGTCAAGGAGGCCGCGGACATCGTCATCGACACGAGCTCGCTCTCCGTGCACGGTCTGCGCGATCGTGTCGCCGCGGCGTTCGGCGACGACGTGGTGGGCACCGTGGCCGTCACCGTCGAGTCCTTCGGCTTCAAGTACGGGGTACCGCTCGACGCGGACGTGCTGTGTGACATGCGTTTCCTCCCGAACCCGCACTGGATCCCCGAGCTGCGCCCGCTCACGGGCAAGGACGCCGGCGTGCGGGACTACGTGCTGGGGCAGCCGGACGCGGAGGAGTACCTCGAGCTGTATCACCGCCTGCTGACGATGACGCTCGCCGGCTACCGGCGCGAGGGCAAGCGGTACATGACCGTCGCCGTCGGTTGCACCGGCGGCAAGCATCGCAGCGTCGCCATGACCGAGGCGCTCGCCGAACGGCTGCGTGCCGATGCCGACACCAGTGTCCGCGTCGTGCACCGCGACCTGGGTCGAGAGTGA
- the uvrC gene encoding excinuclease ABC subunit UvrC, translating into MSDPATYRPATGTIPVEPGVYKFRDPHGRVIYVGKAKSLRSRLNSYFADIAGLHPRTRQMVTTAASVEWTVVTTEVEALQLEYNWIKEFDPRFNVRYRDDKSYPMLAVTLNEEYPRLFVYRGPRRKGVRYFGPYAHAWAIRETLDLLLRVFPARTCSAGVFKRHNQIGRPCLLGYIDKCSAPCVGRVSAAEHRATVENFCDFLSGKTDKLVRELENRMQKASEDLDFETAARLRDDVGALRRALEKQAVVLGDGTDADLVAFASDDLEAAVQVFHVRGGRVRGQRGWVVEKAGEVIDAAVAAEATSAGADDRAEAQDAPVDAEAASDLPALVEQFLTQFYGEQASLSSSTEDAAANAVPREVLVPVLPPNADEVQAWLSSLRGSAVQLRVPRRGDKKELAKTVYRNAVEALQQHKMKRAGDFTSRSAALQGIQEALDLDSAPLRIECIDISHVQGTDVVASLVVFEDGLPRKSDYRHYSIKEAAGDGHSDDVASIAEVTRRRFLRHGKDSGGDLAPEASLDPQTGRPRRFAYPPNLFVVDGGAPQVAAAAEVLDELGVTDVAVVGLAKRLEEVWVPGESDPVILPRTSESLYLLQRVRDEAHRFAITFHRSKRSKRMTASALDSVRGLGEARRTALVTHFGSVAKLKQAEVSEIVKVPGIGETTARAVLEALGVPQDQDASAAAAASEPTAVPDNEADSAPVRHDERTDGSDRDELPAPSGEPLSVAAHRGTGHRDE; encoded by the coding sequence GTGTCCGACCCCGCTACGTACCGCCCGGCCACCGGAACCATTCCGGTCGAGCCAGGGGTCTACAAATTTCGTGATCCGCACGGCCGCGTCATCTACGTCGGCAAGGCGAAGAGCCTGCGCAGCCGTCTCAATTCCTACTTCGCCGACATCGCCGGCCTGCATCCTCGCACGCGTCAGATGGTCACCACGGCTGCCAGCGTCGAATGGACCGTCGTCACCACCGAGGTGGAGGCGCTCCAACTCGAGTACAACTGGATCAAGGAGTTCGATCCCCGATTCAACGTCCGGTACCGGGACGACAAGAGCTACCCGATGCTCGCGGTCACGCTCAACGAGGAGTACCCGCGGTTGTTCGTCTACCGCGGGCCCCGGCGCAAGGGTGTGCGTTACTTCGGCCCGTACGCGCACGCGTGGGCGATTCGCGAGACGTTGGACCTGCTGTTGCGGGTGTTCCCGGCGCGGACGTGCTCCGCTGGAGTGTTCAAGCGGCACAACCAGATCGGTCGGCCCTGTCTGCTCGGGTACATCGACAAGTGCTCGGCGCCGTGCGTCGGACGCGTGTCGGCGGCCGAACACCGTGCGACCGTCGAGAACTTCTGCGACTTCCTGTCCGGCAAGACCGACAAACTCGTCCGCGAGCTCGAGAACCGGATGCAGAAGGCGTCGGAGGACCTGGACTTCGAGACGGCGGCCCGGCTGCGTGACGATGTGGGGGCACTGCGGCGCGCACTCGAGAAGCAGGCCGTGGTGCTCGGCGACGGCACCGACGCGGACCTCGTCGCCTTCGCGAGCGACGACCTCGAAGCGGCGGTCCAGGTGTTCCACGTCCGCGGCGGTCGCGTGCGCGGCCAGCGCGGGTGGGTCGTGGAGAAGGCGGGCGAGGTGATCGACGCCGCGGTCGCGGCCGAGGCGACGTCCGCCGGGGCCGACGACCGTGCCGAGGCGCAGGACGCTCCGGTGGACGCGGAGGCGGCGTCCGATCTGCCGGCTCTCGTCGAGCAGTTCCTCACCCAGTTCTACGGCGAGCAGGCCTCGCTCTCGTCGTCCACCGAGGACGCCGCTGCCAACGCCGTACCCCGCGAGGTGCTCGTTCCGGTGCTGCCGCCGAACGCCGACGAGGTGCAGGCGTGGCTCAGTTCGCTGCGCGGGTCCGCGGTGCAGCTACGGGTGCCTCGTCGCGGCGACAAGAAGGAGCTCGCCAAGACGGTGTATCGCAACGCCGTCGAAGCGCTCCAGCAGCACAAGATGAAGCGTGCGGGCGACTTCACGTCGCGCTCCGCAGCGTTGCAGGGCATCCAGGAAGCGCTCGACCTCGACAGTGCACCGTTGCGCATCGAGTGCATCGACATCTCGCACGTCCAGGGCACCGACGTGGTCGCGTCGCTGGTGGTGTTCGAGGACGGGTTGCCGCGCAAGAGCGACTACCGCCACTACTCCATCAAGGAGGCTGCGGGAGACGGTCACTCGGACGACGTCGCGAGCATCGCCGAGGTCACACGGCGACGGTTCCTGCGTCACGGCAAGGACTCCGGCGGCGATCTGGCTCCCGAGGCCTCCCTCGACCCGCAGACGGGTCGGCCCCGTCGCTTCGCCTATCCGCCGAACCTCTTCGTCGTCGACGGCGGCGCACCGCAGGTGGCCGCGGCGGCCGAGGTGCTCGACGAGCTGGGTGTCACCGACGTCGCGGTGGTGGGTCTCGCGAAACGGCTCGAGGAGGTGTGGGTGCCGGGGGAGAGCGACCCCGTGATCCTGCCGCGCACCAGCGAGTCGCTGTACCTCCTCCAGCGGGTTCGCGACGAGGCGCACCGCTTCGCCATCACGTTCCACCGCAGCAAGCGGTCCAAGCGCATGACGGCGTCCGCGCTGGACTCGGTGCGCGGGCTCGGTGAGGCGCGTCGCACGGCGTTGGTGACGCACTTCGGCTCGGTGGCCAAGCTCAAGCAGGCCGAGGTGTCCGAGATCGTGAAGGTGCCGGGTATCGGCGAGACGACGGCACGCGCCGTCCTCGAGGCACTGGGAGTTCCACAGGACCAGGACGCGTCGGCTGCCGCGGCCGCGTCGGAACCGACCGCGGTCCCCGACAACGAAGCGGACAGCGCCCCGGTACGACATGATGAACGCACCGACGGCAGCGACCGTGACGAGCTGCCGGCACCGTCCGGTGAGCCGCTGTCGGTGGCCGCGCATCGAGGAACAGGACACCGGGACGAGTGA
- a CDS encoding gamma-glutamyltransferase family protein — protein sequence MTSRRSLTRPLALAAVVALTAVSCSSGSGDDASGSTPSCVAGGGGTPVTADAGTGPDGAPEVATGYRTGMTAVRTATYAVSTANPVSTEAACEVLRDGGTAADALVAAQTVLGLVEPQSSGIGGGAFLLYYDAESRTLRAYDGRETAPASATANYLRFVDDTAAPGAPADLSVPKPDARSSGRAIGVPGVVRMLDDVHRDHGSKEWRSLFDPAIALSDDGFEISPRMASSIADSAPELALDPASRDYFLEPDGSPKAAGTTLTNPAMAKTLGAIATEGADAFYTGALAQSIVDATADTTGGRTPGRLTLDDLAGYEAKERDAVCVPYRDTDVCGMPGPSSGGIAVASTMGILSHFDMGQYAPASPDADGGVPDAEGVHLIAEAERLAYADRDKYVADPDYIPLPGGSPAELLDPDYLEQRARMIDPARSIGTAQPGDFGPIPLSSYAGPEAGTSHLSIVDSAGNVASMTTTVESAFGSFHMTEGFLLNNQLTDFSAAPEGPDGVPVANRVEPGKRPRSSMAPTIVFDRGDDGARGDVRLVTGSPGGSVIIQFVVKNLVGMLDWGLDPQQAVSAVNVGAANSPTTNVGGEHPNIDAQNDGAADPLVSALRAMGHQVSVADQSSGSSALVRTADGWIGGADPRREGVVMGDGIE from the coding sequence GTGACTTCCCGCCGATCACTGACTCGTCCTCTCGCCCTCGCGGCCGTCGTCGCCCTCACCGCCGTGTCCTGCTCCTCGGGCAGCGGTGACGACGCTTCCGGCTCGACCCCCTCGTGCGTCGCGGGCGGAGGCGGCACCCCCGTCACCGCGGACGCGGGCACGGGACCGGACGGAGCGCCGGAGGTCGCCACCGGCTACCGCACCGGAATGACCGCGGTGCGCACCGCCACGTACGCAGTGTCGACCGCCAACCCGGTGTCGACGGAGGCGGCGTGCGAGGTGCTGCGCGACGGCGGGACCGCGGCCGACGCGCTGGTCGCGGCGCAGACGGTGCTCGGACTGGTCGAGCCGCAGAGCTCCGGTATCGGCGGCGGCGCCTTCCTCCTCTACTACGACGCCGAGTCGAGGACTCTGCGTGCCTACGACGGCCGTGAGACGGCTCCCGCCTCTGCCACCGCGAATTATCTGCGCTTCGTGGACGACACGGCTGCCCCCGGTGCGCCCGCCGATCTGTCCGTGCCGAAGCCCGATGCCCGATCGAGCGGCCGCGCGATCGGCGTTCCCGGCGTCGTGCGCATGCTGGACGACGTCCACCGCGATCACGGGAGCAAGGAGTGGCGGTCACTGTTCGATCCGGCCATCGCGCTGTCCGACGACGGCTTCGAGATCAGTCCTCGGATGGCGTCGTCCATCGCGGACTCGGCGCCGGAACTGGCACTCGATCCGGCCTCTCGCGACTACTTCCTCGAGCCGGACGGCAGCCCGAAGGCAGCGGGGACGACGCTGACGAACCCCGCGATGGCCAAGACGCTCGGCGCGATCGCCACCGAGGGTGCCGACGCGTTCTACACCGGTGCGCTGGCGCAGTCCATCGTCGACGCGACGGCGGACACGACGGGCGGGCGCACCCCCGGCCGGCTGACACTCGACGACCTCGCCGGATACGAGGCGAAGGAGCGGGACGCGGTGTGCGTGCCGTACCGCGACACGGACGTGTGCGGCATGCCGGGCCCGTCGTCGGGCGGTATCGCGGTCGCGTCCACGATGGGCATCCTGTCCCACTTCGACATGGGGCAGTACGCACCCGCCTCCCCCGATGCCGACGGTGGAGTCCCCGACGCGGAGGGCGTCCATCTCATCGCCGAGGCGGAGCGCCTCGCGTACGCCGACCGCGACAAGTACGTCGCCGATCCCGACTACATCCCCCTGCCCGGTGGCAGCCCCGCCGAGTTGCTCGATCCGGACTACCTCGAGCAGCGCGCCCGCATGATCGATCCCGCCCGCAGCATAGGCACGGCTCAACCGGGCGACTTCGGTCCGATACCCCTGAGCAGCTACGCCGGACCGGAGGCAGGGACCAGTCACCTCAGCATCGTGGACAGCGCGGGGAACGTCGCGTCGATGACCACCACGGTGGAGTCGGCGTTCGGCTCCTTCCACATGACGGAGGGCTTCCTCCTCAACAACCAGCTGACCGACTTCTCGGCCGCACCCGAGGGGCCCGACGGGGTACCCGTGGCCAACCGCGTGGAGCCCGGCAAGCGTCCCCGCAGTTCCATGGCGCCGACGATCGTGTTCGACCGCGGGGACGACGGTGCGCGGGGTGACGTGCGGCTGGTGACCGGATCTCCCGGCGGCTCGGTGATCATCCAATTCGTCGTGAAGAACCTCGTCGGCATGCTCGACTGGGGTCTCGATCCGCAGCAGGCCGTGTCCGCCGTCAACGTGGGTGCGGCCAACTCGCCGACGACGAACGTGGGCGGCGAGCATCCGAACATCGACGCGCAGAACGACGGTGCCGCGGATCCGCTGGTGTCGGCTCTGCGGGCGATGGGCCACCAGGTGTCGGTGGCCGATCAGTCCAGCGGCTCGAGCGCCCTGGTCCGAACGGCCGACGGCTGGATCGGCGGTGCCGATCCCCGACGCGAGGGTGTCGTCATGGGAGACGGGATCGAGTGA
- a CDS encoding PH domain-containing protein: MTDTASQQWELEARPRKSAKYAVGVAALLVIVHTTLGILLRTGNTGVFFQRVDQFAMIAIGCGMAAGVLLLTRPRIKVGAQGVLVRNLVTEKLIPWDLVRGLSFSPGSSWARVELPDDEYVPVMAIQSNDREYAVHAARTFRSLEQKYAAAS, encoded by the coding sequence GTGACCGACACAGCGAGTCAGCAGTGGGAACTCGAGGCGCGGCCGCGCAAGAGCGCGAAGTACGCCGTCGGTGTCGCCGCTCTCCTCGTCATCGTGCACACCACCCTGGGGATTCTGCTGCGGACCGGCAACACCGGCGTGTTCTTCCAGCGCGTGGACCAGTTCGCCATGATCGCCATCGGGTGTGGCATGGCGGCGGGCGTGCTGTTGCTGACTCGTCCGCGGATCAAGGTCGGTGCGCAGGGCGTGCTGGTGCGCAACCTCGTCACCGAGAAACTGATTCCGTGGGACCTCGTGCGCGGCTTGTCCTTCTCGCCCGGATCGAGCTGGGCTCGTGTGGAACTGCCGGACGACGAGTACGTGCCGGTCATGGCGATCCAGTCCAACGATCGCGAGTACGCGGTGCACGCCGCGCGTACGTTCCGGTCTCTCGAGCAGAAGTACGCCGCAGCGAGCTGA
- the ribH gene encoding 6,7-dimethyl-8-ribityllumazine synthase has protein sequence MSGEGEPVLQLSGAEDLEVAIVAGQWHEKVSTALVDGALRKADEVGLRNVTLVRVAGAIEIPVVAQQLARTHDAVVALGVVIRGGTPHFEYVCDAVTAGLTRVSLDESTPVTNGVLTVNDEQQALDRAGLPGSKEDKGAQAVAAAVDTALTLKGLRHGSPS, from the coding sequence ATGAGCGGCGAGGGCGAACCGGTACTGCAGCTCTCGGGCGCCGAGGACCTCGAGGTCGCGATCGTCGCGGGCCAGTGGCACGAGAAGGTCAGCACGGCACTCGTGGACGGCGCACTCCGCAAGGCCGACGAGGTGGGACTACGGAACGTGACTCTCGTGCGTGTCGCCGGAGCCATCGAGATCCCCGTGGTCGCACAGCAGCTCGCCCGCACCCACGACGCGGTGGTCGCTCTGGGCGTCGTGATCCGGGGCGGGACACCGCACTTCGAGTACGTGTGCGACGCCGTGACCGCCGGGCTGACCCGAGTGTCGCTGGACGAGTCCACCCCGGTCACCAACGGAGTACTCACCGTGAACGACGAGCAGCAGGCACTCGATCGCGCAGGTCTTCCCGGGTCCAAGGAGGACAAGGGTGCGCAGGCCGTCGCGGCGGCCGTCGACACGGCGCTGACGCTGAAGGGCCTGCGTCACGGGAGTCCGTCGTGA